Proteins from a single region of Chloroherpeton thalassium ATCC 35110:
- a CDS encoding bifunctional UDP-3-O-[3-hydroxymyristoyl] N-acetylglucosamine deacetylase/3-hydroxyacyl-ACP dehydratase: MLIYQRTLKKEVSLWGTGLHTGKDCMITFKPAPEGYGYRFVRTDLPDSPEIPADIDHVVDIRRGTTIGIGDAKIHTTEHVLSALYGLEIDNCRIELTGPEPPVCDGSSKPFVDAILSVGLQNQSEPKNYLVINETIEYHEPERNISIVALPLDSFRITVMVDYKNPALGSQHSGLFNLEKEFVNDFASSRTFCFLSEVSELANQGLIKGGDIENAVVIVDQKMAQHELEALAKKIGEDGSQLCIGENGILNNRELRFPNEPARHKLLDMLGDLALLGMPIKAQVLAARPGHAANVEFVKKLRKYAERNKLAQKFQHERKAGIIFDSQAIARIIPHRYPFLLIDKIVEFELDERIVGVKNVTINEPFFQGHFPGNPIMPGVLILEAMAQSGGIMLLNGNEGFHDKLVFFMGIDKARFRKPVVPGDTLTIESIMKNRRRNVCMFSSKAYVRGELVCEAELMATVIDKKDAEKKAKV; the protein is encoded by the coding sequence ATGCTGATTTATCAACGCACACTCAAAAAAGAAGTTTCTCTTTGGGGCACCGGATTGCATACCGGAAAAGATTGCATGATTACCTTCAAACCTGCGCCCGAAGGTTATGGATATCGATTTGTTCGCACCGACCTTCCTGACTCGCCTGAAATCCCTGCAGATATTGATCACGTTGTGGATATTCGTAGAGGGACAACCATCGGAATTGGCGATGCGAAAATTCACACGACTGAGCATGTGTTGTCGGCGCTTTACGGGTTAGAAATTGACAACTGCCGAATTGAACTGACGGGTCCAGAACCGCCGGTTTGCGATGGAAGTTCCAAGCCGTTTGTCGATGCCATTCTTTCTGTCGGGTTGCAAAATCAATCTGAGCCCAAGAACTACTTGGTTATTAACGAGACAATTGAGTATCACGAACCAGAACGGAACATTAGCATTGTTGCGCTGCCGTTAGATAGCTTCCGCATAACGGTTATGGTTGATTACAAAAATCCGGCATTAGGCTCGCAGCATTCCGGTTTGTTCAACTTGGAAAAGGAATTTGTGAATGATTTTGCCTCAAGTCGCACGTTCTGTTTTCTAAGTGAAGTTTCTGAATTGGCTAATCAAGGCTTAATCAAAGGCGGCGATATTGAAAATGCGGTTGTCATTGTCGACCAAAAAATGGCGCAGCATGAGCTCGAAGCGTTGGCGAAAAAAATTGGTGAAGATGGCAGCCAACTGTGCATCGGCGAAAATGGAATTTTGAATAATCGCGAATTGCGTTTCCCGAACGAGCCGGCTCGCCATAAATTGCTCGACATGCTGGGCGATTTGGCACTTTTGGGAATGCCGATTAAAGCTCAAGTGCTGGCAGCGCGTCCTGGCCATGCGGCCAATGTGGAGTTTGTTAAAAAGCTTCGCAAGTATGCTGAGCGCAATAAGTTAGCGCAAAAATTTCAGCACGAGCGTAAAGCCGGGATCATTTTTGACAGCCAAGCCATTGCGCGCATTATTCCGCACCGTTATCCATTTTTGCTAATTGATAAAATTGTGGAATTCGAACTCGATGAGCGCATTGTTGGTGTGAAAAATGTCACCATCAATGAACCGTTTTTCCAAGGCCACTTTCCGGGCAATCCAATTATGCCTGGCGTGCTCATTTTGGAAGCGATGGCGCAATCTGGCGGCATCATGCTTTTGAATGGAAACGAAGGCTTTCACGATAAGCTCGTCTTTTTCATGGGGATTGATAAAGCGCGTTTCCGTAAACCGGTGGTGCCGGGCGACACGCTCACGATTGAGTCCATTATGAAAAATCGTCGCCGGAATGTTTGCATGTTTAGCTCGAAAGCGTATGTGCGCGGCGAGCTTGTCTGTGAAGCAGAATTGATGGCGACCGTCATCGACAAAAAAGACGCGGAGAAAAAAGCTAAAGTTTAA
- a CDS encoding thioredoxin family protein, giving the protein MAATPSNMIPLGTHAPDFALIDTVSEKTLSLADVKSGIATVIMFICNHCPYVKHINGELVRLANDYRVKGVSFVAISSNDVDNYPEDAPKKMKEAAEALGYPFPYLYDESQAVAKAYDAACTPDFYIFDRNLALVYRGQLDDSRPQTEIPVTGKDIRAALDAMLVGKPVSEKQIPSIGCNIKWKKS; this is encoded by the coding sequence ATGGCAGCAACACCCTCTAATATGATTCCGCTTGGGACGCACGCTCCCGATTTTGCATTAATCGATACGGTTTCTGAAAAAACGCTCTCGCTCGCGGATGTCAAATCTGGTATCGCGACGGTGATCATGTTTATTTGCAATCATTGCCCGTATGTGAAGCATATCAACGGCGAACTGGTTCGTTTGGCAAATGATTATCGGGTGAAGGGCGTCTCGTTTGTGGCGATTAGTTCAAACGATGTGGATAATTATCCTGAGGACGCGCCCAAGAAAATGAAGGAAGCTGCGGAAGCGTTAGGCTATCCGTTTCCTTACCTTTACGACGAATCGCAGGCTGTTGCAAAAGCTTATGACGCAGCTTGCACGCCCGATTTTTACATTTTTGATAGAAATTTAGCACTTGTTTATCGCGGCCAACTGGATGATTCGCGGCCACAAACAGAGATTCCTGTGACGGGTAAGGACATTCGTGCCGCGCTTGACGCGATGCTTGTGGGCAAGCCCGTCAGCGAAAAACAAATTCCAAGCATCGGCTGCAATATCAAGTGGAAAAAATCCTAA
- a CDS encoding glycosyltransferase family 9 protein yields the protein MQLQKFYAIYGQGLWKTKFKRKRISAEKSFLIVQLASLGDACTLVPTIKKLAENNLPIDIICSAGLEPLWSAFFPSAQVVGFASKKWSGAYVQSLVRKSLRSSYEAVFVTSIHPYAGFVASQVRAASRYGMIEGNRFYKGARVFYDKVYRAAPNEHVSKRFNGLFSLYEPFAKQFEAAAVQSLSPQKIKDRKYVLVHPGAKWPPRRWPKEFYGELLRRLANDGVFCKVLVNQAETDLYEFFKSQVQPGKIEMAHTRDLMDLMAAVAGCTVFLGNDSGPSHLANLYGKPIIVLWGPGNYERIRPLGENVSIIIKEIECRPCRQYVREKFCERGENVCLRSISVEEVHRAVREKLQTVRPAS from the coding sequence ATGCAGCTTCAGAAATTTTATGCCATTTATGGGCAAGGATTATGGAAAACGAAGTTCAAAAGAAAGCGTATCTCCGCTGAAAAAAGCTTCTTGATTGTTCAGTTGGCATCGTTAGGCGATGCTTGCACGCTTGTCCCTACAATAAAAAAGCTGGCCGAAAACAACTTGCCGATAGACATCATTTGCAGCGCGGGTCTCGAGCCATTGTGGTCGGCATTTTTTCCTTCCGCGCAAGTGGTGGGTTTTGCCAGTAAAAAGTGGTCTGGCGCGTATGTTCAATCGCTGGTAAGAAAATCGCTCCGGTCGAGTTACGAGGCTGTTTTTGTCACGAGCATTCATCCATACGCGGGATTTGTGGCGTCTCAGGTGCGTGCGGCCAGCCGCTACGGGATGATAGAAGGCAATCGGTTTTATAAAGGCGCGCGTGTTTTTTATGATAAAGTGTATCGTGCCGCGCCGAACGAGCATGTTTCCAAGCGCTTCAACGGATTGTTTTCGCTTTACGAGCCGTTTGCGAAGCAGTTTGAAGCGGCTGCGGTTCAAAGCCTGTCGCCGCAAAAGATAAAGGATAGAAAATATGTTTTGGTACATCCTGGTGCCAAATGGCCGCCGCGTCGCTGGCCAAAAGAATTTTACGGTGAACTGCTCCGGCGATTGGCAAACGATGGAGTTTTCTGCAAGGTGTTGGTAAATCAGGCCGAAACGGATCTGTATGAATTTTTTAAATCGCAGGTGCAGCCTGGAAAAATCGAGATGGCACATACCCGAGATTTGATGGATTTAATGGCGGCGGTTGCTGGCTGTACAGTTTTTCTTGGAAATGATTCAGGGCCGTCGCATTTGGCGAATTTGTACGGAAAGCCCATTATTGTTTTGTGGGGGCCTGGAAATTACGAACGAATCCGACCGCTTGGTGAAAATGTGTCGATTATCATCAAAGAAATCGAGTGTCGTCCTTGCCGGCAGTATGTCCGGGAGAAGTTTTGTGAACGGGGCGAAAATGTTTGTTTGCGTTCTATTTCCGTTGAGGAAGTTCATCGGGCAGTGCGCGAAAAACTGCAAACCGTGCGTCCAGCGAGTTAG
- a CDS encoding DUF2442 domain-containing protein, with translation MNSLAIVEREAAASNVEVTEDELIVSLFDGRRISVPITWYPRLFHGTVEERSTYELMGRGTGIHWPLLDEDISVSGLLKGNPSFESERSLQNWLDDKAAKNSL, from the coding sequence ATGAATTCTTTAGCCATCGTTGAGCGTGAGGCTGCTGCTTCAAATGTTGAAGTCACCGAAGATGAATTGATTGTTAGTTTGTTTGACGGACGCCGGATTTCCGTTCCGATTACATGGTATCCACGCTTATTTCATGGCACAGTTGAGGAACGCAGCACTTATGAACTGATGGGACGAGGCACAGGCATTCACTGGCCGCTACTTGACGAAGATATTTCGGTTTCTGGCTTACTCAAGGGAAATCCATCATTCGAGTCCGAACGATCTTTGCAAAATTGGTTGGATGATAAGGCTGCGAAAAATTCGTTGTAG
- a CDS encoding glycosyltransferase, which yields MRIVYLNKVLLDSPLPAVNFSLANAYGLAQAGAETFLMVQKKTEHINQARLFENFHIEPLSNFHLKIYDQKYFFGIKTNQWFYMDAFRDIRKWHREKPIDVVVSRDPGALPYMAKLNRSKQIAVFYQPHNFYADLSVRPDVNPKNAKKYHLLEKKYIPKMTGVLCLQDSQAEWFRKAFPSQNILVAKPGMMRTQPHAGKGFQRRLIGYVGSLQLKKGVETLLRAFQILEPEKFKVILVGGRNQHEMAELKQRIYELGLEDKVLITGWVSYAQVEIYLEKISVGIIPLSDEFYNRYLTAPNKLFDYLSRGIPIVASDLPSIRDFIAEGNEGLFVPPENPEALAAAIRKIFESEQSYEAFHARARKSAIKYLWENQARNMIEQIQKCLK from the coding sequence ATGCGAATTGTTTATCTAAATAAAGTTCTGTTGGATAGCCCGCTGCCAGCGGTGAATTTTTCCCTTGCCAATGCCTATGGCTTGGCGCAAGCCGGTGCCGAAACGTTTCTCATGGTTCAAAAAAAAACGGAGCATATCAATCAGGCGCGTCTGTTTGAAAATTTTCACATCGAGCCGCTTTCGAATTTTCATCTGAAAATTTACGACCAGAAGTATTTTTTCGGCATAAAAACCAACCAATGGTTTTACATGGATGCGTTTCGCGACATCAGAAAATGGCATCGCGAAAAACCCATAGACGTTGTTGTTTCGCGCGATCCGGGCGCTTTACCATATATGGCAAAGCTGAATCGAAGCAAGCAAATCGCCGTTTTTTATCAGCCGCATAATTTTTATGCCGACCTCAGCGTTCGCCCCGATGTCAATCCGAAAAACGCGAAAAAATATCATTTGCTGGAAAAAAAATACATTCCGAAAATGACGGGCGTGTTGTGCTTGCAGGACTCGCAGGCCGAATGGTTTCGGAAGGCGTTTCCTTCGCAAAATATTTTGGTCGCAAAACCCGGCATGATGCGCACGCAGCCGCACGCCGGAAAAGGATTTCAGCGCCGGTTAATCGGTTATGTGGGGAGTTTGCAGCTTAAAAAAGGCGTTGAAACCTTGCTGCGAGCGTTTCAGATATTAGAGCCGGAAAAATTTAAGGTCATTTTAGTCGGCGGCAGAAATCAGCATGAAATGGCCGAACTCAAGCAGCGAATTTATGAACTTGGCCTTGAGGACAAAGTGCTAATCACCGGATGGGTTTCGTATGCGCAGGTAGAAATTTACCTTGAAAAAATCTCCGTCGGGATTATTCCGCTAAGTGATGAATTTTACAATCGTTATCTTACCGCGCCGAACAAGCTGTTTGATTATCTTTCGCGCGGGATTCCGATTGTGGCGTCCGATTTGCCGTCCATCCGCGATTTTATTGCCGAAGGAAATGAAGGGTTGTTTGTCCCGCCTGAAAACCCTGAAGCGCTGGCCGCCGCCATTCGCAAAATATTTGAGAGCGAACAGAGTTACGAGGCCTTTCATGCGAGGGCGCGGAAATCGGCAATCAAATATTTGTGGGAAAATCAAGCCCGCAACATGATCGAGCAAATCCAAAAATGCTTGAAATAA
- a CDS encoding ROK family protein yields MKMLWGIDLGGTKIEGVVLNPETPNLPLCRLRIDTQAQGGYAHIIERIALLISQMSVQVGGVMPNVVGVGTPGAIDPISGKLKNSNTVCLNGQPLKMALEKRLGVALRMANDANCFALAEAYLGAGRPESRAQEHIVFGVIMGTGVGGGLVVNGQVVAGCQGIAGEWGHNVIEPEGEKCYCGKKGCVETVISGPALERFYENLAGSRRSLKEISQRARIGQDAFAEKTLARLTAYFGKAIATVINIVDPHVIVLGGGVGNIDLLYSKGIAEAQKHVFNNRFETKIVKPTLGDSAGVFGAALLCQDFRSAS; encoded by the coding sequence ATGAAAATGCTCTGGGGAATTGATTTAGGCGGAACGAAAATTGAAGGTGTCGTGCTCAATCCCGAAACGCCAAATTTGCCGCTCTGCCGCTTGCGAATAGACACGCAGGCGCAGGGCGGTTACGCGCATATCATAGAGCGAATAGCCTTGCTTATTAGCCAAATGTCGGTGCAAGTGGGCGGCGTGATGCCAAATGTTGTTGGCGTTGGCACGCCTGGTGCAATTGACCCGATTTCAGGCAAACTGAAAAATAGCAACACGGTTTGCTTAAACGGTCAGCCGCTAAAAATGGCGCTTGAAAAGCGCTTGGGCGTTGCGTTGCGGATGGCCAACGATGCGAATTGCTTTGCTCTTGCGGAGGCTTATTTAGGTGCGGGAAGACCAGAATCGCGAGCGCAAGAACATATCGTTTTCGGCGTGATTATGGGAACAGGCGTTGGCGGCGGCCTGGTCGTGAATGGGCAGGTTGTGGCAGGTTGTCAGGGAATTGCAGGCGAGTGGGGACATAATGTAATTGAACCTGAAGGTGAAAAGTGCTACTGTGGAAAAAAAGGTTGTGTTGAAACGGTGATTTCTGGTCCGGCATTGGAGCGGTTTTATGAAAACCTCGCAGGCTCGCGCCGCTCGTTAAAAGAAATTTCGCAAAGAGCGAGAATCGGGCAAGACGCTTTCGCCGAAAAAACGCTCGCGCGCCTCACTGCCTATTTTGGAAAGGCAATTGCGACGGTAATCAACATTGTAGACCCGCACGTGATTGTGTTAGGCGGCGGCGTTGGAAATATCGATTTGCTGTATTCCAAAGGAATCGCAGAAGCGCAAAAACATGTTTTCAACAACCGCTTTGAAACGAAGATTGTTAAACCCACGCTTGGCGACAGCGCTGGGGTTTTCGGCGCAGCACTGCTTTGCCAAGACTTCAGATCAGCTTCTTAA